From the genome of Bradyrhizobium sp. SZCCHNS1050, one region includes:
- a CDS encoding NADP-dependent oxidoreductase, which yields MSQAKRIVLAARPVGEPKPTDFRLEDYAVPTPGAGEVLLRTIWLSLDPYMRGRMSDGPSYAQPVPVGGVMEAGTVCEVVASNNPGFKAGDIVLARAGWQTHAISDGKGLAKVDPALAPISTAVGVLGMPGMTAYTGLLDIGQPKAGETVVVAAASGAVGSAVGQIARIKGARAIGIAGGKDKCDYVKNEFGFDDCLDHRDPDLAAKLKEACPKGIDVYFENVGGPVFEAVFPLFNAFARMPVCGLIAHYNDTQSVAPKWAGALMRNVLTKRLTIRGFIVSDFASRHGDFLKDMSAWVRDGKVKYKEYVTEGLENAPSAFMGLLKGANFGKQLVRVGPDKA from the coding sequence ATGTCCCAAGCCAAGCGCATCGTTCTCGCCGCCCGTCCCGTCGGCGAGCCCAAGCCCACTGATTTCCGTCTCGAGGACTACGCCGTCCCGACGCCGGGCGCGGGCGAGGTGCTGCTGCGCACGATCTGGCTGTCGCTCGATCCGTACATGCGCGGGCGCATGAGCGACGGGCCGTCCTATGCCCAGCCGGTGCCGGTCGGCGGCGTCATGGAAGCGGGGACCGTCTGCGAAGTCGTGGCCTCCAACAATCCCGGCTTCAAGGCCGGCGATATCGTGCTGGCGCGCGCCGGCTGGCAGACGCACGCGATCTCCGACGGCAAGGGCCTCGCCAAGGTCGATCCGGCGCTGGCGCCGATCTCGACCGCCGTCGGCGTGCTCGGCATGCCCGGCATGACCGCCTACACCGGCCTGCTCGACATCGGCCAGCCCAAGGCCGGCGAAACGGTCGTGGTTGCCGCGGCCTCCGGTGCGGTCGGCTCGGCGGTCGGGCAGATCGCCAGGATCAAGGGCGCCCGCGCCATCGGCATCGCCGGCGGCAAGGACAAATGCGACTATGTGAAGAACGAGTTCGGCTTCGACGACTGCCTCGATCACCGCGATCCCGATCTCGCCGCGAAGCTGAAAGAGGCCTGCCCCAAGGGCATCGACGTCTATTTCGAGAATGTCGGCGGCCCGGTGTTCGAGGCGGTGTTCCCGCTGTTCAACGCCTTCGCCCGCATGCCGGTCTGCGGCCTGATCGCGCATTACAACGACACCCAGTCGGTCGCGCCGAAATGGGCCGGCGCGCTGATGCGCAACGTGCTGACCAAGCGGCTGACCATCCGCGGCTTCATCGTCTCCGACTTCGCCTCCCGCCATGGCGACTTCCTCAAGGACATGTCGGCCTGGGTCCGCGACGGCAAGGTCAAGTACAAGGAGTACGTCACCGAGGGCCTGGAGAACGCGCCGTCCGCGTTCATGGGCCTGCTCAAGGGCGCCAATTTCGGCAAGCAGCTGGTGCGGGTCGGACCCGACAAGGCCTGA